A genome region from Fibrobacter sp. includes the following:
- the csm5 gene encoding type III-A CRISPR-associated RAMP protein Csm5 gives METRKKMAEKRLFRKWNVKGKTMLPVHVGAGQENTVDPLEYVVKDGMFYRVDIEGMLKSDQDFAEKFVKASESRDQILSLKKCIHDSFNPSIREQWVHRAHVSKSFNDMYKKKLFDLNNQLLVHCLPFSGTAYIPGSSIKGAIRTAVLDELAREKGYKNVNAKLNNEAEIRRLKGNKLANMAESIVCLGTGNMKPDNDPFRFIKVTDAKLPPDSTEIVMVRNTVTEGRKAGPMGIDMFVEVVKENVDFEFQISIASKEYMQDKNEVLSKFRNISWIIAATFNYLIDEPGNLIKESEKYYDGKNVRASNAIDRIIDDYNSQMNRENITYLRVGRFSHLECMTFSDRPASPMDTGMHLCRMNETTHKKGYGKTRNLIDGTVPLGVIRCEINKG, from the coding sequence ATGGAAACGAGGAAAAAGATGGCTGAAAAGAGACTCTTCAGGAAATGGAATGTAAAGGGAAAAACAATGCTTCCGGTACATGTAGGGGCTGGGCAGGAAAATACTGTTGATCCACTGGAATATGTGGTCAAAGATGGCATGTTTTACCGTGTCGATATTGAAGGAATGCTTAAAAGTGATCAGGATTTTGCAGAAAAGTTTGTAAAAGCTTCAGAAAGCAGAGATCAGATTTTATCTCTTAAAAAGTGTATCCATGACAGCTTTAATCCCTCGATAAGGGAACAATGGGTGCATCGTGCCCACGTGTCAAAATCATTTAATGATATGTATAAAAAGAAATTATTCGATCTCAACAATCAGCTTCTTGTGCATTGTCTCCCCTTTTCAGGAACTGCGTATATACCCGGTTCAAGTATAAAAGGAGCTATTCGTACAGCAGTTCTCGATGAACTTGCAAGAGAAAAGGGATATAAAAATGTGAATGCAAAATTGAATAATGAAGCTGAAATAAGGAGATTAAAAGGCAACAAACTTGCTAATATGGCAGAATCAATAGTGTGCCTTGGGACAGGAAATATGAAACCTGATAATGATCCATTCCGTTTTATAAAGGTAACGGATGCGAAACTGCCGCCGGACAGCACTGAAATAGTAATGGTCAGGAATACTGTCACTGAGGGCAGAAAGGCAGGACCAATGGGAATTGATATGTTTGTTGAGGTGGTCAAAGAGAATGTTGATTTTGAATTTCAAATCTCAATTGCTTCAAAAGAATATATGCAGGACAAAAATGAGGTGTTAAGTAAATTCAGAAATATCAGTTGGATTATTGCTGCAACATTTAACTATCTCATTGACGAACCGGGTAATCTGATAAAGGAATCTGAGAAGTATTATGATGGAAAAAATGTTAGAGCATCCAATGCGATTGACCGGATTATCGATGATTACAATTCGCAGATGAACCGCGAAAATATTACCTATCTTCGAGTAGGTAGGTTTTCACATCTGGAATGTATGACTTTCAGTGATCGTCCTGCAAGCCCCATGGATACAGGCATGCATCTCTGCAGGATGAATGAAACTACACATAAAAAAGGATATGGCAAAACCCGTAACCTGATTGATGGCACAGTGCCGCTTGGTGTCATCAGATGCGAAATAAATAAAGGATAG